The Candidatus Melainabacteria bacterium genomic interval GCACGGGGCGCCACGCCAGCTCCAATTCCGTTACCACCTGGATTCGCTGCGGCTCCGGAAATCCTTGCCATGGGCGGTGAACTTAAGAACACCTTTTGCTTGATCAAAAACTCCAGGGCAATTCAATCGCAGCACATCGGCGATTTAGAGGAAGCCAAAACCTTTGCAGACTACAGACATAACCTCGATTTGTACTTAGATAGCTTCAAACACGAAACAGCACAAATCGCAGTCGATCTTCACCCTGAATACATGTCTACTAAATTTGGACGAGACCTGGCAAAAGCCAAAAACCTTCCCCTTGACGAAATCCAGCATCATCACGCACATGTGGCTGCGTGCCTGGCAGAAAATGCCTGGCCGCTAGATGCCGGACCCGTTCTCGGAGTAGCATTAGACGGGCTCGGTTTCGGTAACGACGGCACTTTCTGGGGAGGAGAGTTTCTGCTGGCAGATTACACATCTTTCGAACGACTCGGCACATTCAAGCCGGTTGCGTTAATCGGTGGCAGTAAGGCCATGCAAGAACCATGGCGCAATACATATGCGCACATCATGGCAGAAATGGGCTGGCCGTCCTACAAAATGAACTTCGAAGAATTGGAGCTGACTTCCTTTCTGGAGTCAAAACCCCTGGCTACTCTGGAAAGCATGCTCAAGTCAAAAACCAATTCACCTTTAGCTTCTTCATGTGGACGATTATTCGATGCAGCAGCGGCCGCGGCAGGCATTTGTCGTGACTCAGCAACATACGAGGGACAAGCTGCAGTCGAATTCGAAGCCTGCGCCGATTTGCAGGTTTTGCTAAACGAACCTGAATCACTGGCATATCCGTTTTCGATTCCCAGGCTGGGAGGCAAAGGAATTCCCTACGTCGAGCCGCTGGCAGTCTGGCAAGCACTGCTCGGAGATCTGTATCTAAAAACAAGCCCAGCCGTTATTTCAGCGCGTTTCCATAAAGGGCTCGCCAAAATTATAGTCCAGATGATCGACAAGCTCTGTGCGAGAGACGGCGAGAAGTGGCTAACGACTGTGGCTCTAACTGGCGGAGTCTTTCAAAACAGAATACTTCACGAATTAGTGGAAACAAGACTGACCCAAAACGGTTATAAAGTATTGACCCATAGCCAGGTGCCTGCCAACGATGCAGGTATTTCGCTTGGACAGGCGCTAATATCAGCAGCGAAACATCTAAATCAAGGAAAGGAGCGGCAGCATGTGTCTTGGCATACCTGGGCAAATAGTTGAAATTGTCGATGCTCAAAAGAAGCTGGCAAAAGTTGACGTTTCAGGCGTCAAGCGGCAAGTTAATCTGACATGCATCGTTAACGACGAACATCCAGTTGAATCGTGCGTCGGCGATTGGGTTCTCATTCACGTTGGTTTCGCAATGAGCAGAATCGACGAAGAGGAGGCAAAAAAGACACTAGAATTGTTGCATGAGCTCGGAGAAGCTCAAAAAGAAATCGAGTCGATGACTCAAACATCAGGTTGAATATGAGCGACACCAGCAAAAACCTAGCCGCACTTTATCCGTTCCTTCATGGCAAAACCAAGGAACCGGCTTCGGAGAATGCCATGCTGCTGGAATCAATCAAGCAAAAGGTGAATGAAAGCGTTGCAGCAAAACAACAGTTCTTCGCAGATAACGCACAAGCCTTGATTGAAATGAGTACGGCAATTGCCGGCGTCTATCGAGCAAAAAATCGCATGTTTTCCATGGGCAACGGTGGTTCGAGTTGCGACGCTCTGCACTTCGCAGTCGAATTTCAACACCCGGTTACTGCCGGTCGCCCTGCCCTCCCATGCACCTGCCTCAATTCCGACACAGCCATGATTAGCGCTGTTGCAAACGATGTCGGCGTCGACCACATTTTCAGCCGCCAGGTAGAAGCCCTCGGTCGAGCTGGAGACGGGCTGATTGGATTTTCAACCAGTGGCAATTCAAAAAACCTGCTTGAGGCATTCCACAAAGCTAAGCGGATGGGAGTGATGACATTCGGAATGGCAGGCGGCGACGGAGGTGAAATGCTTGCGTCCAAAATGCTAGATTATTGCCTCGTCGTCAAAACTGATTCGATCCACAGAGTTCAGGAATCGCACGTAACGACGTATCACATAATCTGGGACTTAGTGCACACACTGCTGGCAGACTACCGGGGTCCGGCTGTTCAAGAGGGCGAGCAATGAAGTTTGTCGACGAATTTAGAGACCCAGTTCTCGCCAGAACGTTGATTGAGGAAATCAACAAATTG includes:
- a CDS encoding SIS domain-containing protein → MSDTSKNLAALYPFLHGKTKEPASENAMLLESIKQKVNESVAAKQQFFADNAQALIEMSTAIAGVYRAKNRMFSMGNGGSSCDALHFAVEFQHPVTAGRPALPCTCLNSDTAMISAVANDVGVDHIFSRQVEALGRAGDGLIGFSTSGNSKNLLEAFHKAKRMGVMTFGMAGGDGGEMLASKMLDYCLVVKTDSIHRVQESHVTTYHIIWDLVHTLLADYRGPAVQEGEQ
- the hypF gene encoding carbamoyltransferase HypF, which encodes MTTGSQLNKKALLGWSIRVRGTVQGVGFRPTVYKLALESGITGRVFNDGEGVLIEAWVSEENLQKFEKAIWTNSPPLAKIESIEHTLLPEDHEIPSGFSISKSEGSHPNTQIAPDAATCADCLEDTFSPFSRRFRYPFTNCTHCGPRLSIIKSIPYDRASTSMATFKMCEPCQKEYDDPADRRFHAQPNACHVCGPKAWLERSEGGTLCLESMSQLDLVDAAATLIQRGEIVAVKGIGGFHLACDATNDNAVDRLRSRKNRYHKPFALMAKDIATIERYCAIDEMEKAELQSRQAPIVVLNRLADKAQKPISNAVAPGQKTLGFMLPYTPLHHLLMKRLNNPIVLTSGNLSQEPQSISNEEAKDRLAKIADYFLLHNRDIINRLDDSVVRVVSGHPRYLRRARGATPAPIPLPPGFAAAPEILAMGGELKNTFCLIKNSRAIQSQHIGDLEEAKTFADYRHNLDLYLDSFKHETAQIAVDLHPEYMSTKFGRDLAKAKNLPLDEIQHHHAHVAACLAENAWPLDAGPVLGVALDGLGFGNDGTFWGGEFLLADYTSFERLGTFKPVALIGGSKAMQEPWRNTYAHIMAEMGWPSYKMNFEELELTSFLESKPLATLESMLKSKTNSPLASSCGRLFDAAAAAAGICRDSATYEGQAAVEFEACADLQVLLNEPESLAYPFSIPRLGGKGIPYVEPLAVWQALLGDLYLKTSPAVISARFHKGLAKIIVQMIDKLCARDGEKWLTTVALTGGVFQNRILHELVETRLTQNGYKVLTHSQVPANDAGISLGQALISAAKHLNQGKERQHVSWHTWANS
- a CDS encoding HypC/HybG/HupF family hydrogenase formation chaperone, whose amino-acid sequence is MCLGIPGQIVEIVDAQKKLAKVDVSGVKRQVNLTCIVNDEHPVESCVGDWVLIHVGFAMSRIDEEEAKKTLELLHELGEAQKEIESMTQTSG